The sequence GCTCTGAGTTTGCTGAACTGCTTGTGTCAATTCATGCGCTAACAGCCTTTACCCTCACTTGTCCCCGGCTCGAAATTCCTGCCTCGCCCCAAACACTACATCCTGTCCCACCGTGTAAGCCTGCGCATTCACCGCC is a genomic window of Methanosarcinales archaeon containing:
- a CDS encoding DUF4157 domain-containing protein, encoding AVNAQAYTVGQDVVFGARQEFRAGDK